AAAATTATTTAGAGATTTAATCTGTTCATAGAATACATCTGCATTTCCTTTTTTTATGACAAAATTTATTCTTTTCTTGTCATGATAACGTAACCCTCCCATAATATTTACTCTTCCTCTTCTCCTTTGCCCTGTAACTTTTTTCCTTGTACCTTTCTTACCCCAACTTTTTCTTCTTATCACTCTTAAACTAAATCCACTTTCGTCCCAAAACCATACTTGTAAACGCTCTGGAGTTTTTTTGGTTATTCTTAAATATTCTGATAGCTTTTCTTGAAATGCCTTACGCTTTTCAGGATTCTGTTTGTCCTCTAGGCTGTATTTTGCCCAGAGGTAAACGTACTTTTTTCGCTCTAATATTCTCCTAACTTGAGAGCCGCTTAACTTAATTCCTGTTGTTTCTTCAAGATATGTTGCTAATCTTGCCGCCGTCCATCGACCAAATTCATATCCATTTTCTACTGGGTCTTTCTCAATTATTTCTAATAACAAATTTTCATATTCTTTGGTAACTTTGCGGCAGTTACCTTCTCTTCTTCCATCTAAAAAGCTTTCTAAATTATCCGGGTCGCCGTGAACTGCCCAATATGCGACTGTCGGATATGCAATCTCTAAAAAATTGCTAATTTCTTGATATGTTTTTCCATCATTTATCAACAGAATAATCAGAATCTTCTCTCTTACATAAGGATTTTCATGCTCTTTTAGTGTTTTCAGTAGCCTTTCCTTCTGCTCTTGAGAAAGATGGTTTTTTGCTGGCATATATGGCCGATAATAGTTTTTTACTTAAGTTTATATTATACAATTAAGCTGCGTAGCAGCTTATGAATATAGGACTCATACTTTATTTTTGAAATATACGTAGGGGAGCCACTGCGTTGGGCGGGTTTCCCGACATAAAGCAAGTGGCGTTGGGCATTACCCACCGGCTCATTGTTTTGCCGATGCACTGCCCACCCTACAGATACTGAGAATTTTATGGCTACGCTCCCGTAAGGGATACAGAAATCAAATCGGATTCCTATACTACTGAACAGTAAATCCTTGGGGTCTGATTGAGTCTTCTAAATCTGCACCAGTGAGGTTTGCTCCAACTAGATTAGTATCTGTGAGATTGGCTTTTTCTAAATCTGCATCAAAGAGGTTTGCTCCTCCTAAATTAGCTCCTATAATGCTGGCTTTTCCCAAATCGGCACCTTGCAAATTCGCACCTTGTAGATTAGTTCCTTGTAAAATTGCTCTCTCTAAGTCAGCATTTTGTAAATTAGCATTCTCTAAATTTGCAGCAGACAGATTAGTGTCTTTGAGGACTGCGCCTGTGAGATTGCAACCTACACATTCGTTAGTTGTTAGTAAATGCCTTACGTTCTCAGCTACAGATGTGATGGGAGCAGGTATAGTTTGTGTAGTTGTGGATGGTGTTGCTGTTTGAGCGCTGACATTGGGTTGATCAACTAAAGAAAATGCTACTACCATTACCATACATACTGTAGCGAATATCAATTTACTTAATGTTTGGCAAATTAATTTTTTCATAAGTTTGTGACGGTTTTGTTTCTTTGATTCTTCAATTTAAAGAAATTACTTCATAAAATCAAACATTTTTTTTATTGAATTTGATAATTTCAATTAATGAAAACTCAATAGTTTGCATTTTATTGATTCTTCTTAATGAAAGTAAACAAGCTTACTACTGTTCATACCCATCTTTTCCTAATAACGATAAAATAAGGACAAATTTACATTAATGCTGTGTTTATGGCAACTCAACTCAGCGAAGCGAAATCGTCACATCAACTCGTAATCTCTTGGGAAGCGTTGCCCGACGATTTTCAACTAGAGGATGAACCAGTGGAGAATACAAGTCAGCCAATTTTGGCTGGTGCTTTGCGTGAAAGCTTAGAAATAAATGGGTTCATCCAACCTCAAATGTTAATCGCCTCAAATTTTGGTCTTTGTGCAACTGTCAATGAGCAAACCATCGTCAAAGCGCCGGATTGGGTTTGTGTACCATCAGTACATGAGGTTGTAGATAGTCGCAGAAGTTATACACCTCATTTAGACGGTGATGTCCCAGCAATTGTGATGGAATTTCTCTCCGAAACCGAGGGGGGAGAATATTCGGTTAAGCGGACATATCCTCCTGGAAAATGGTTTTTTTACGAGCAAATCTTGCAAGTTCCCATTTACGTAATTTTTGAGCCGGATGGCGGTTTGTTAGAATATCATCAACTGGAAAATGGACGCTATGAGTTAAAGCAACCTGACGAAAATTGTCGCCATTGGATTGATTCTATGGGCTTGTTTTTAGGAACATGGCAAGGGACAAAAGAAGGTCGAACAGGCTATTGGTTACGCTGGTGGGATAAAGATGGCAATCTACTTCCTTGGGCGGTGGAACAAATTGAACAAGAACGTCAGCGAGCGGAACAGGAACGTCAGCAAAAAGAAAGACTGATTGCTTATTTACAATCTCAGGGTATTGACCCGGAAAATTTACCGCCAATAGAGTGAAAAGTATCGACCTCACTCACCTAAAAACAAATCTCCCACCCGTTAAAGAGTGGGAGTGTTTCAGTATATTGTTTAATTTGCATTATTATAAATTTGAGTATTTAAGATTCCCTAAGAACATAACCAACGCCTCGCACTGTCTGAATTAGGCGCTTTTGACCTTCATCTTCAATTTTTAGGCGTAAGTAGCGAATATAGACTTCAATGACATTAGACTCACCCATAAAATCGTAACCCCAGACATTTTCTAGAATTTGTTCGCGGGTTAATACTTCACGGGGATGTTCCATTAAGTACTTGAGAAGTTCAAATTCTTTCATCGTTAAGTCGATATTTCGTCCACTGTAAACAGCACGACGATTTGCTAAATCTAAAACTAAATCGCCAAAGCGTAACTGTTCTGTGGTATCGACATCTGGTTTTAAATAAAGACGAATCAGTCTTAAAAAATCTTCTGGACGGTAAGGTTTAAGTATATAGTCATCGGCTCCAGCTTCTAGACAAGCAACCCGATCATCAACTGTATCTCTTGCCATCAACACCAGCACTGGCGATCGCATCCCAGTATTCCTTAAATTCTTGCACAACGACAGCCCCGATTCACCAGCCAGCATCCGATCTAACACCACTAAGGCAGGCTGGCGATCGCGACAATATTGTAGTCCTGTTGTCGCATCATTAGCCAAAATAGGTTCATAACCAGCCTCTTGTAAATCAAAAGACAATTGATTTGCCAGGCTATCATCAGTTTCGATCACCAAAACACAAGGGCTATGAGTAGCTATCATAAGATTTTGGGATATTGGATGTTTAATTGTATAGCCAATGACTAGGGATTGGGGACTGGGGTGTAGGGAGATGAGGGAGAATAACAACTGTCAACTGTCAACACTTCTCTTTCAGAGACGCTAACGCGAACGACAAGCTCAGTGCAACGCTGTCAATTGTCAACTAAGGCAATTCTACCGAAGTTGGTTTAGCGATATGTGGTAAACCCCAACCTAGTTTCTCTCGTAAGATACGGAAAAATTCTGGTGGTTGGAGGCGGATGAATTGGACAGTATATGGCGATCGCTCTAAATATACTCGATCCTCGGCGAACACATAACAGCCGCCATTGCCATCTACTACCATCACTAACCGGGGAATATTCACTGGATAAATATTTACTGGCTCTGTATCGGGAAATACCAAAGCTCTAGAAGCTAGGGAGTGAGGACAGATAGGTACTAACTGTAATACGGGTACGCCAGGGGTGATGACTGGCCCTCCAGCACTTAATGAATAAGCTGTAGAACCAGTAGGTGTAGAAACAATTACCCCATCTGCGGCAATATCTACTGCTGCATGACGACCTACAGCTATCTCAAAATGGCACATAGAAGTTAATGGTTCACGGTGTAGAACCATTTCGTTCAAACAAAGTGCTTCCCAAAGAACTGACTCTCCTCGTAGTACTTTGACTGTGAGCATGGCTCGTTCTTCGATTTCATACTCACCTGCGATCGCCTGTTCTATGGCTTGAGGTAATTGATTGAGGTAGGTTTCGGTTAAAAACCCCATGTGTCCCGTATTCACTGCCAAAATGGGAATACGACAAGGGGCTACTTGACGCGATGCAGCTAAAACCGTACCATCGCCCCCCAGAACTATGGCGAATTTCATGTCTGAATCAAAGCCAGGGGGCGTTAAAGCATCTAGTGGGGTATGGCACACGGGGCTTTCTGGGCTAGAGTAGCCCAATATGCCACCGACGCTAGAGGTAACACATACTTCCCAACCAGCTGCGGTGAGTTTGTCTTTTAACTCGATAGCCACACGACTGGCTATCGGTTTAATGTCGTTATATATAATGCCTGCTTTCGGCACACTCAAATATCCAAGGTTAAGCGATGCTTTGTCTTATGTAATCCTTACACATTTTGGATCACCAGTCATTAGTTTGGAGTCAAAAGTCAAAAGTCCATAGTCCACAGTCCACAGTCCACAGTCCAAATTTACAAATAAAGACTATAGTCTACAGCCCACATTTACTACTAATGACCAATGACTGTTGACTATTGACTATTGACTATTAACTTTTTTAAATGGAGTTTTCTTGGTTTTCTGCTTTTTAGTTTTTGTTTTAGTTTTTTCGTAATCCAACTCTTTCAGCTTTTTGAGAATCCGGCTGAAATACTCTTGTAGATAGCCTTCTAAGGTAGTAGTTTGTTCTTTCTCTAACCCAAATACTTGATATACGTCATCCATTGGCGCATTTAGCGGTCTACCACTGGCTAGAACTTCTGTAAATGCTAGTCTGTCAGCGATATTCCATCCCCATTGAAAGAATCTGGCAATACCACGCACGGCTCGTAGTAAATTGATGGGCATACGTCTGACTTTAGCTTCTTTCCCAGACAAGCGTTCACACAGATTGATAATTTCTTCCGCACTCCAAGCACGAGTACCGACTACAGAGAAAGCTTGTTTTTCTGCTTCTGGCACACTTAAGGCGCGTACAGCAAACTTGGCAATATCTAAGGTATCCATATAAGCCACTGGGGAAGACTCGCCAGTTACCCATACAGGTTGTCCTTCTAAAATGGGGATGCCATACTGACCAATTAACCCCTGCATGAATCCAGCCAAGCGTAAAACGGTGTAATTTATCCCAGATTCAGCTAAAAATAATTCTGTACACCGCTTAATCTCCATCAGAGGTACTTCTGGATATTTATCGGCATCAATAATAGAAAAGAATATAAAACGCTCTACACCCGCAGCTTTGGCTGCTTGAATTAAGGCTACTTGCCCTTCCCAGTCTACCTGCCTAATTGTCAGTGAATCGGTAGCACGAGAGGTAGCAGCATCAATCACGGCTGTAACACCTTCAAACGCTGCTGTTAGGGTTTGGGGTTGACATAAATCGCCTCTGACGAGTTCGGCTCCCCATTCTTTTAAAAAGGCTGCCCTTTTGGCACTTCGGACAAGACAGCGTACCTTATATCCCTCATCGATCGCACGACGAGCCACTTGTCTTCCTAAGGTGCCAGTGGCACCGACTATTAATAATGTCATGAGGGTTGTAACAAATTTTAAACTTTTATGAAAAGAATCTTAACAGAATTATATCTGTAAATAAAAGCTCCAGAGGTTTTAAGTAACAGAATTGATACTGCAAAAATCCTAAAAACAGCGTTGTCCGTTTGTCGGACACGCTATTTTTTCAATGAGAGCCAAGCTTCTCATCTGCTGAAAACAATCTAATCACAGGGAATTACTCTTCTGAACCCTGAATTTTCAGCAACAAAGTACCCACGGCCCAGCCGACGAAGATTAAACCAAAGGACAACAAAGCTGCATTAACTAGTTCGGCGCTCATTGATGTGAGTCTCCTTAACAAATAGATTTTTAGTTGGTGGTCTAATTTAAGCGAAAGAGTTATGAGTGCTGAGTAATAAGCAAGATATTTTCTTCTGCCTCCTACCTTCTGCATTAGACCTGTGTAAATAATTTTAAACTAGTTTTGATAGCCAATCCCTATTTTTGGGAGATGGAATCAATTAATAAAGGATGCAATAACTTAATTATATGTACCAATTGAATCAAAATCAGACAGCAAATATACCTGAAAAACATCGCCCACGTTTAGCATTGACACTGGGAGATCCGGCAGGTATAGGGCCAGAGGTTATTTTGAAAGCTTTGGCTGACTCATCAGTTAGTCAGAAATATGACATAACTGTAATAGGTAATAGTAATCTGCTGTTACAGGTATATAAGCGACTAAGTTCGACTAATAATTCAATATCTTTGGCTAATCCTACCTTATTAAAAGTTATTGATGTGCCTGTTGACACAGATGTTGCCGGACAGATTATTGTCGTGACTGGTAACGCAGCTAGTGGTGCGGCAAGTTTTGCTTATATGGAATATGCGATCGCACAAACTCTAGCTGGTAAATTTGATGGTATTGTTACAGGCCCCATAGCCAAATCTGCGTGGAAAACCGCAGGGTATAATTACCCAGGACAAACAGAACTGTTAGCCGAAAAGGCTTGTGTTGACCGTTTTGGGATGTTATTTGTAGCGCGATCGCCCTATACTGGTTGGACGTTAAGAGCGTTACTGGCAACTACTCATATACCTTTACGTGCAGTGGCGGATACACTGACACCACAATTGTTGACGAACAAATTAGATTTGCTGGTGGAGTGTTTAGAAAAAGATTTTGGTATA
Above is a genomic segment from Nostoc sp. MS1 containing:
- a CDS encoding Uma2 family endonuclease, with translation MATQLSEAKSSHQLVISWEALPDDFQLEDEPVENTSQPILAGALRESLEINGFIQPQMLIASNFGLCATVNEQTIVKAPDWVCVPSVHEVVDSRRSYTPHLDGDVPAIVMEFLSETEGGEYSVKRTYPPGKWFFYEQILQVPIYVIFEPDGGLLEYHQLENGRYELKQPDENCRHWIDSMGLFLGTWQGTKEGRTGYWLRWWDKDGNLLPWAVEQIEQERQRAEQERQQKERLIAYLQSQGIDPENLPPIE
- the nblR gene encoding response regulator transcription factor NblR; the encoded protein is MIATHSPCVLVIETDDSLANQLSFDLQEAGYEPILANDATTGLQYCRDRQPALVVLDRMLAGESGLSLCKNLRNTGMRSPVLVLMARDTVDDRVACLEAGADDYILKPYRPEDFLRLIRLYLKPDVDTTEQLRFGDLVLDLANRRAVYSGRNIDLTMKEFELLKYLMEHPREVLTREQILENVWGYDFMGESNVIEVYIRYLRLKIEDEGQKRLIQTVRGVGYVLRES
- a CDS encoding pentapeptide repeat-containing protein encodes the protein MKKLICQTLSKLIFATVCMVMVVAFSLVDQPNVSAQTATPSTTTQTIPAPITSVAENVRHLLTTNECVGCNLTGAVLKDTNLSAANLENANLQNADLERAILQGTNLQGANLQGADLGKASIIGANLGGANLFDADLEKANLTDTNLVGANLTGADLEDSIRPQGFTVQ
- a CDS encoding IS630 family transposase encodes the protein MPAKNHLSQEQKERLLKTLKEHENPYVREKILIILLINDGKTYQEISNFLEIAYPTVAYWAVHGDPDNLESFLDGRREGNCRKVTKEYENLLLEIIEKDPVENGYEFGRWTAARLATYLEETTGIKLSGSQVRRILERKKYVYLWAKYSLEDKQNPEKRKAFQEKLSEYLRITKKTPERLQVWFWDESGFSLRVIRRKSWGKKGTRKKVTGQRRRGRVNIMGGLRYHDKKRINFVIKKGNADVFYEQIKSLNNFLLQEWVEQGKSVEEFKDGSAKIVIILDNASFHKRKDILSKIESEMPNIILEFLPPYSPDYNLIELLWHSAKEYIAHRLFESVSQLEELLNKLLNQGGLIIKWERKIKNKGNAVY
- a CDS encoding PetM family cytochrome b6-f complex subunit 7, translated to MSAELVNAALLSFGLIFVGWAVGTLLLKIQGSEE
- the pdxA gene encoding 4-hydroxythreonine-4-phosphate dehydrogenase PdxA, whose amino-acid sequence is MYQLNQNQTANIPEKHRPRLALTLGDPAGIGPEVILKALADSSVSQKYDITVIGNSNLLLQVYKRLSSTNNSISLANPTLLKVIDVPVDTDVAGQIIVVTGNAASGAASFAYMEYAIAQTLAGKFDGIVTGPIAKSAWKTAGYNYPGQTELLAEKACVDRFGMLFVARSPYTGWTLRALLATTHIPLRAVADTLTPQLLTNKLDLLVECLEKDFGIASGKIAIAGLNPHSGEQGQLGTEEIDWLIPWLEAERQKRPDFQLDGPIPPDTMWVKPGQAWYGNAAVKNPADGYLALYHDQGLIPVKLMAFDRAVNTTIGLPFVRTSPDHGTAFDITGKGVADATSMKEAIVLAAELVSQRLAVKQ
- a CDS encoding NAD(+) kinase, whose translation is MPKAGIIYNDIKPIASRVAIELKDKLTAAGWEVCVTSSVGGILGYSSPESPVCHTPLDALTPPGFDSDMKFAIVLGGDGTVLAASRQVAPCRIPILAVNTGHMGFLTETYLNQLPQAIEQAIAGEYEIEERAMLTVKVLRGESVLWEALCLNEMVLHREPLTSMCHFEIAVGRHAAVDIAADGVIVSTPTGSTAYSLSAGGPVITPGVPVLQLVPICPHSLASRALVFPDTEPVNIYPVNIPRLVMVVDGNGGCYVFAEDRVYLERSPYTVQFIRLQPPEFFRILREKLGWGLPHIAKPTSVELP
- a CDS encoding SDR family oxidoreductase, giving the protein MTLLIVGATGTLGRQVARRAIDEGYKVRCLVRSAKRAAFLKEWGAELVRGDLCQPQTLTAAFEGVTAVIDAATSRATDSLTIRQVDWEGQVALIQAAKAAGVERFIFFSIIDADKYPEVPLMEIKRCTELFLAESGINYTVLRLAGFMQGLIGQYGIPILEGQPVWVTGESSPVAYMDTLDIAKFAVRALSVPEAEKQAFSVVGTRAWSAEEIINLCERLSGKEAKVRRMPINLLRAVRGIARFFQWGWNIADRLAFTEVLASGRPLNAPMDDVYQVFGLEKEQTTTLEGYLQEYFSRILKKLKELDYEKTKTKTKKQKTKKTPFKKVNSQ